One region of Chaetodon auriga isolate fChaAug3 chromosome 5, fChaAug3.hap1, whole genome shotgun sequence genomic DNA includes:
- the LOC143320351 gene encoding lymphotoxin-alpha-like, translated as MEMLDGSRRLIREWETSSMEEDGCCCRGATELHQQNTLIQIIRQKETRLRRTGRFLAVAFILLISVALALLIMVVQGRLGHQSPDSQPTMQPISPSSGIRIEQQQRNDLQNPRAMLTAPKGKNTVGKYLEWESKDGHAFCHGGFNYSSGDLVVPINGIYRVFLQITYESKKVQQCVRDELRLSNMVFLFRETYTDDVCLLSSVDTVSCSMEPWSKSLYTAGLFFLEANGKLRVTSSHSELIVKKEYQVFFGAEFLPQ; from the exons ATGGAGATGTTGGATGGGAGCCGGCGGCTTATCCGCGAATGGGAAACCAGCAGCATGGAGGAAgacggctgctgctgcagaggagcgaCGGAATTACACCAGCAGAACACTTTGATTCAAATCATCCGCCAGAAAGAGACACGGCTACGGCGTACGGGCCGCTTTTTAGCCGTGGCGTTCATTCTGCTCATCTCAGTAGCGCTAGCTTTACTGATCATGGTTGTTCAGGGAAGGCTAGGTCATCAATCACCGGACAGCCAG CCCACGATGCAGCCGATTAGCCCCTCATCAG GCATCCGCATTGAACAGCAGCAACGTAATGACTTACAGAATCCAAGAGCCATGCTAACAG CACCTAAAGGCAAAAACACTGTTGGGAAATATCTTGAATGGGAGAGTAAGGATGGACATGCCTTCTGTCATGGAGGTTTCAACTACTCCAGTGGGGACCTAGTGGTGCCCATAAATGGCATCTACAGAGTCTTCTTGCAGATCACCTATGAGAGTAAGAAAGTCCAACAGTGTGTCCGTGATGAGCTGAGACTTTCTAATATGGTGTTTTTGTTCCGAGAAACTTACACTGatgatgtgtgtctgctgtcatcAGTCGACACAGTGAGTTGCAGCATGGAACCATGGAGTAAATCTCTCTATACGGCCGGCTTGTTTTTCCTGGAGGCTAATGGCAAACTACGTGTGACATCATCGCACTCTGAACTTATCGTTAAGAAAGAATACCAGGTGTTCTTCGGTGCTGAATTTCTGCCTCAGTAA